One window of the Pseudobdellovibrionaceae bacterium genome contains the following:
- a CDS encoding glycosyltransferase family 9 protein, translating to MLVVHLEALGAVVRATSILPSIKRKCPQSQITWVTQAPAHHLLANNPYVDRILTTSASDLLALSALHFDFAFVVDKSLKAGGVLHRVTYDHLFGFQVDRETGVIMPASEAARELWELGLDDHRKFFVNKKPETQLMIEALELGPYRRDPYVIRLSDVETREVSFRRAAWAPQGEILVGINTGCSPTIPYKKLSIERQRELVANLIKVSGIRVVLLGGPEDDERNRLIGVGYPVIQSPTGAGLRDGLVSTAACDIVVSGDSLGMHMAIALGKWVVAWFGPTCAHEIDLYDRGVIVHTGVRCGPCWKRSCNRSEMCYDRVALNDLLSGVRKGIEWRTSSTRQPSSATCSYPFPLF from the coding sequence ATATTGGTTGTCCACCTGGAGGCACTGGGGGCGGTGGTCAGAGCCACCTCGATCTTGCCATCCATAAAGAGAAAGTGTCCACAAAGTCAGATCACATGGGTGACTCAGGCGCCCGCTCATCACCTGCTGGCAAACAACCCCTACGTGGACAGGATACTCACCACCTCGGCATCAGACCTTTTGGCCCTGTCGGCCCTTCACTTCGATTTTGCCTTTGTCGTTGATAAGTCCTTAAAGGCCGGTGGTGTGCTTCATCGGGTTACCTACGACCACCTGTTTGGGTTTCAGGTGGATCGGGAAACTGGCGTGATCATGCCGGCAAGTGAGGCTGCCCGGGAACTATGGGAATTGGGTCTTGATGACCATCGAAAGTTTTTTGTAAACAAAAAGCCCGAAACTCAATTGATGATCGAGGCTCTCGAGCTGGGACCTTACCGCCGAGACCCCTACGTGATTCGACTGAGCGATGTCGAAACCCGAGAAGTCAGCTTTAGGCGTGCGGCCTGGGCACCACAAGGAGAAATTCTTGTTGGCATTAATACTGGCTGCAGTCCGACTATTCCTTACAAGAAATTGAGCATTGAGAGACAGAGAGAGTTGGTGGCTAACCTTATCAAGGTTTCAGGGATTCGCGTAGTTTTGCTTGGTGGACCTGAGGACGATGAACGAAATAGACTAATTGGCGTGGGATATCCGGTAATTCAATCTCCGACCGGAGCGGGTTTAAGAGATGGTCTTGTCAGTACGGCAGCATGTGACATTGTGGTCTCTGGGGACAGTTTGGGAATGCATATGGCGATCGCTTTGGGAAAGTGGGTGGTGGCCTGGTTTGGTCCGACCTGTGCCCATGAAATTGATCTTTACGATAGAGGGGTGATTGTTCATACCGGGGTCCGCTGTGGCCCTTGTTGGAAGCGCAGTTGTAACCGTTCAGAAATGTGTTACGATCGGGTCGCCTTGAATGATTTGCTCTCCGGCGTGCGGAAAGGAATTGAGTGGCGAACCTCATCTACCAGACAGCCTTCATCGGCGACCTGCTCTTATCCATTCCCCTTATTTTGA